The proteins below come from a single Pseudarthrobacter sp. SSS035 genomic window:
- a CDS encoding ParB/RepB/Spo0J family partition protein → MSEKRRGLGRGLGALIPSSAGSASGNGGAVSRPVDLFFPEGRKKVASPDDASGNGGAASDASSSESVASESVAPAQANGASVTKQAAAPRTASPANPPAKAAETLPAAKAPAKAPAKAPVKGGAATSTVDGSPRPVEDAAGESVSEVSESQSSAPDNGVDLVEVPGVRFAEIPVTDIHPNRKQPRSVFDDDDMAELIHSVREIGVLQPIVVRTSTEEGGEPYELVMGERRWRAVQAAGMATIPAIVRDTTDDDLLRDALLENLHRSQLNPLEEAAAYQQLLEDFGTTHEQLADRIGRSRPQVSNTLRLLKLPPLVQRRVAASVISAGHARALLALPDAAAMERLAQKIVAEGMSVRATEEAVTLYQDPAKPAKNNIPRPGARHERLDYLASSLSDRLDTNVKISLGVRKGRVSIEFASVEDLNRIMEVLAPGSEN, encoded by the coding sequence ATGAGCGAAAAGCGACGTGGCCTAGGCCGCGGTCTTGGCGCACTCATTCCAAGTTCCGCCGGTAGTGCGTCGGGCAACGGCGGTGCTGTGTCGCGGCCTGTGGATCTCTTCTTCCCTGAAGGCCGTAAGAAAGTCGCGTCCCCTGACGACGCTTCAGGGAATGGTGGGGCAGCTTCAGATGCTTCATCTTCCGAGTCGGTTGCTTCCGAGTCGGTTGCGCCGGCTCAGGCCAACGGCGCATCCGTAACGAAGCAGGCAGCTGCGCCGAGAACTGCCTCCCCCGCGAATCCGCCGGCCAAGGCAGCAGAGACGCTGCCGGCCGCAAAAGCTCCCGCCAAGGCTCCTGCGAAAGCTCCTGTAAAGGGCGGTGCAGCTACATCGACGGTGGACGGCTCGCCCAGGCCAGTTGAAGACGCAGCTGGCGAGTCTGTGTCCGAGGTGTCTGAGTCCCAGAGCAGTGCGCCGGATAACGGTGTTGACCTCGTGGAAGTCCCCGGCGTGCGTTTTGCCGAGATTCCGGTCACCGACATCCATCCGAACCGTAAACAGCCCCGCTCAGTCTTCGATGACGATGACATGGCGGAGCTCATCCACTCCGTGCGCGAAATCGGCGTCCTCCAGCCAATTGTGGTTCGTACTTCCACCGAAGAAGGTGGAGAACCGTACGAGCTGGTGATGGGTGAGCGTCGCTGGAGGGCAGTGCAGGCGGCCGGGATGGCGACCATCCCTGCCATCGTCCGGGACACCACTGATGACGACCTCCTCAGGGATGCACTGCTGGAGAACCTGCATCGCAGCCAGTTGAACCCGCTCGAAGAGGCAGCGGCCTACCAGCAACTGCTTGAAGACTTCGGAACCACTCACGAGCAGCTCGCGGACCGCATTGGCCGATCGCGTCCCCAGGTTTCGAACACGCTGCGTCTCCTCAAACTTCCGCCCCTGGTTCAGCGTCGAGTGGCGGCCAGCGTTATTTCCGCTGGCCACGCGCGCGCCCTGCTCGCCCTGCCGGATGCAGCAGCCATGGAACGCCTCGCCCAGAAGATCGTGGCTGAAGGCATGTCTGTTCGGGCAACCGAAGAGGCCGTCACTCTCTATCAGGATCCTGCGAAGCCTGCCAAGAACAACATCCCTCGTCCGGGAGCCCGCCATGAGCGCCTGGACTATCTGGCATCCTCGTTGTCAGACCGCTTGGACACTAATGTCAAGATTTCCCTGGGTGTCCGCAAGGGACGTGTCAGCATTGAATTCGCCAGTGTTGAAGACCTGAATCGCATCATGGAAGTTCTTGCGCCAGGATCTGAAAACTAG